In Flavobacteriales bacterium, a single genomic region encodes these proteins:
- a CDS encoding DUF4202 domain-containing protein: MSKSIKVAITEFDRINSNDPKKEVVDGTEVPFELAFSDRLTSWVNRLTSTPSDALQLACRCQHIERWTKPRDTYPMNKTGYLKWRSDLKSFHTERSSEVLESLGFELKTIEALKIINQKKAIKLNSDAQIMEDALCLEFLDHQLEKFAAKYPEEKIIVILKKSWKKMSEDGRAIALKISFTEADLELVKKAIS, from the coding sequence ATGAGCAAATCAATTAAGGTAGCAATAACGGAGTTCGATAGAATTAATTCTAACGATCCGAAAAAAGAAGTTGTAGACGGAACTGAAGTCCCTTTTGAATTAGCTTTCTCAGATCGATTAACTAGCTGGGTAAATCGACTTACCTCTACGCCTTCCGACGCATTACAACTAGCTTGCCGGTGTCAACACATAGAACGATGGACAAAACCACGGGACACCTACCCCATGAACAAAACAGGATATCTAAAATGGAGATCTGACTTAAAAAGTTTTCATACAGAAAGATCTAGTGAAGTATTAGAGAGTCTAGGCTTTGAACTTAAAACGATTGAAGCATTAAAAATCATCAACCAAAAGAAAGCCATTAAGCTAAATAGCGATGCGCAAATAATGGAAGATGCCCTTTGCTTAGAATTCTTAGACCATCAATTAGAAAAGTTTGCAGCGAAGTATCCTGAAGAAAAAATAATCGTGATCCTTAAAAAGAGCTGGAAAAAAATGAGCGAAGATGGCAGAGCGATAGCCTTAAAAATATCCTTCACGGAAGCTGACCTAGAATTGGTAAAAAAAGCCATCAGTTA